The following coding sequences lie in one Pontibacter sp. G13 genomic window:
- a CDS encoding T9SS type A sorting domain-containing protein, protein MKAAYSILLLAFTSVFPYQLQAQCDRAQMVLDYQTEYLGSSVTNLELDWTGDVSTCDPGTISELAQTRTLQRINYFRQLVGLPLATEFDSLQNINCQAAALMMDANDALDHDPPPSWDCFTQAGAQAAGSSNLARGAHSSSAIRLFMYDEGVPSLGHRRWIIKPNNTVFGHGSTPEGCALYVFGSSGPNPVVPFTAYPSPGFFPAPLADVETWSFSIPGANFGNASVSMIRPDGSPISLTPLPLPNGFGDPTIGFTPTGILTNSPFDETYTIQINQVLLPDSTLQNYTYEVTIAPVSYPPQCPDSLTWSEDDCACTSATNIELLSRVVWKVYPNPATNGITLHIDASFIGASYRVLDLTGQQVEAGKILSEETSLSIDHWPKGVYLIQVMGAIQLTRKFIKE, encoded by the coding sequence TTGAAAGCAGCATATTCGATCCTTCTCCTTGCGTTCACCAGTGTTTTTCCCTACCAGTTACAAGCACAGTGCGATCGAGCCCAAATGGTCTTGGATTATCAGACCGAATACTTAGGATCTTCTGTGACTAATTTGGAACTAGACTGGACGGGAGATGTCTCCACTTGTGATCCAGGGACGATCAGCGAATTGGCACAGACAAGAACCTTGCAACGCATCAACTATTTCCGGCAATTGGTCGGCCTCCCACTCGCCACGGAGTTTGATTCCCTCCAAAATATCAATTGTCAAGCGGCTGCCCTCATGATGGATGCCAATGATGCACTCGACCACGACCCTCCCCCTTCTTGGGATTGCTTTACTCAGGCAGGCGCCCAAGCGGCCGGAAGTTCCAATTTGGCAAGAGGGGCCCATTCTTCGAGCGCCATCAGGCTATTCATGTACGATGAAGGGGTTCCCAGCCTTGGGCATCGACGATGGATCATCAAACCAAACAACACGGTATTTGGGCATGGCTCAACACCAGAAGGATGTGCTTTGTACGTATTTGGCAGCTCTGGTCCCAACCCCGTAGTTCCCTTTACTGCGTATCCAAGTCCCGGTTTTTTTCCTGCTCCACTGGCTGATGTCGAAACTTGGTCCTTCAGCATTCCGGGGGCAAACTTCGGCAATGCGTCCGTTTCCATGATCCGTCCTGACGGTAGCCCTATTTCCCTCACGCCCCTCCCTTTGCCCAATGGGTTCGGAGATCCAACCATAGGATTTACCCCTACCGGAATCCTCACCAACAGTCCTTTTGACGAAACCTACACCATACAGATCAACCAAGTTCTCCTGCCGGACAGTACCCTTCAGAACTACACCTATGAGGTCACGATAGCCCCGGTTTCCTACCCGCCTCAGTGTCCAGATAGCCTCACTTGGTCGGAGGATGATTGCGCATGTACTTCCGCAACAAATATCGAACTGCTTTCGCGAGTCGTTTGGAAAGTGTACCCGAATCCTGCCACAAATGGCATCACCCTACACATTGATGCGTCATTTATCGGAGCTTCCTACAGGGTATTGGACCTCACTGGACAACAGGTTGAGGCTGGAAAAATCCTATCAGAAGAGACCAGCCTCTCAATCGATCATTGGCCCAAAGGGGTCTATCTCATCCAAGTGATGGGGGCAATCCAACTCACCCGGAAATTCATCAAAGAGTAG
- a CDS encoding aminopeptidase P family protein, with amino-acid sequence MFAPQTYQARREALASHIGRGLILLQGNVEVGMNYADNIYPFRQDSTFLYYFGLDLPGLSGIIDTETGAGILFGDDLTMDMIVWTGPMPSLQELGAQVGVTDIRSTQALPTMLAEAWSKGAEIHYLPPYRHRNTAVIHEALNLPLAEVKQQASQRLVLAVMNQRSYKSAEELEQLDEACNRTGAMHLAAMRSAKPGMLESEVMSQVYRTALEQSGKHPSFPIILTVHGETLHNHHYHNTLQSGQLLLCDAGGQSAMNYAGDMTRTFPVDATFTQQQRDVYEIALAANVEAANLLKPGVTYKSIHLEAARIITRGLKGLGLMKGDVDAAVEAGAHALFFPHGLGHMMGLDVHDMEDLGETLLGYDEETIRSTQFGLKSLRLGKKLETGFVLTVEPGIYFIPALIDNWHKQGLNADFINFEALEAYKSFGGIRIEDDYVITESGANLLGKPVPKTVADIESIRQEALA; translated from the coding sequence ATGTTTGCTCCCCAAACCTACCAAGCGCGAAGAGAAGCGCTTGCAAGCCATATCGGACGCGGTCTTATCCTGCTGCAAGGCAATGTCGAGGTAGGCATGAACTACGCTGACAACATCTATCCATTCCGCCAAGACAGTACGTTCCTGTATTATTTTGGACTCGATCTCCCGGGGTTGTCTGGAATCATTGACACTGAAACTGGAGCAGGCATCCTGTTTGGCGATGATCTGACCATGGACATGATCGTATGGACGGGCCCCATGCCAAGTCTGCAAGAATTGGGGGCTCAGGTGGGCGTCACGGATATCCGAAGCACGCAGGCGTTACCGACCATGTTGGCCGAGGCTTGGTCCAAAGGAGCTGAAATCCACTACCTTCCGCCGTATCGCCACCGCAATACCGCAGTCATCCACGAAGCACTGAATTTGCCATTGGCTGAGGTGAAACAGCAAGCAAGTCAGCGATTGGTACTGGCCGTAATGAACCAGCGCTCCTATAAGTCCGCCGAGGAGTTGGAGCAATTGGACGAGGCCTGCAACCGCACAGGCGCGATGCACCTCGCAGCCATGCGTTCTGCCAAGCCCGGCATGCTGGAATCCGAGGTCATGTCTCAGGTCTACCGGACCGCATTGGAACAGTCAGGCAAGCACCCATCTTTCCCGATCATCCTGACGGTTCATGGCGAGACGCTTCACAACCACCACTATCACAACACGCTGCAATCTGGGCAACTGTTGCTCTGTGATGCTGGCGGCCAATCTGCCATGAATTACGCAGGGGATATGACGCGGACCTTTCCGGTAGACGCGACGTTTACCCAGCAGCAGCGCGATGTATATGAGATTGCTTTGGCGGCCAATGTCGAGGCGGCCAATCTGCTCAAACCCGGAGTCACCTACAAATCCATTCATCTGGAAGCTGCTCGGATCATCACCCGCGGATTGAAAGGCCTCGGCTTGATGAAAGGAGATGTGGATGCTGCCGTGGAGGCTGGTGCGCACGCATTGTTCTTCCCGCATGGACTGGGACACATGATGGGACTGGATGTGCACGATATGGAAGATCTGGGAGAAACACTTCTGGGCTACGATGAAGAAACGATCCGTAGCACCCAGTTTGGCCTGAAGTCCTTGCGATTGGGCAAAAAGCTGGAAACGGGATTTGTGCTGACCGTGGAGCCCGGGATTTACTTCATCCCTGCGCTGATCGACAATTGGCACAAACAAGGACTGAATGCAGACTTCATCAATTTCGAAGCCTTAGAAGCCTACAAATCATTTGGAGGAATCAGGATCGAGGATGATTATGTGATCACCGAATCTGGAGCAAACCTCCTCGGGAAACCTGTTCCCAAAACGGTTGCAGACATTGAATCCATTCGTCAGGAGGCACTCGCCTGA